One stretch of Nitratiruptor tergarcus DSM 16512 DNA includes these proteins:
- a CDS encoding CAP domain-containing protein, whose protein sequence is MGYNYLNSFRNVLGMILLQRNIALEKAASSHAAYLAYHQTHGHIESQDSIGFSGENAGRRAVHFGYATYDVKENIAYSKDLNRSIAILFATIYHRLGFMDWSIDEVGIGYAKSGATVFVMGNNALQKACQKTFAKSGRVFTNVCKRPLTTAQYQKAIQTNQKKNPPIIFWPVKDIPVVPFAYPESPNSLKYKIVGYPIAVRFNPYYFSEPPKIVAFSLQDMNGTPVQILQQIDSSEDPIHIFFRF, encoded by the coding sequence ATTGGCTATAACTACCTTAATTCGTTCCGTAATGTTCTTGGAATGATTCTTTTACAAAGAAATATTGCATTAGAAAAAGCTGCTTCTTCACATGCGGCATATTTGGCATATCACCAAACTCATGGGCATATAGAATCACAAGATAGTATTGGCTTTAGTGGAGAGAATGCAGGTAGAAGGGCAGTACATTTTGGCTATGCAACTTATGATGTGAAAGAAAATATTGCCTACAGTAAAGATCTTAATAGGTCAATTGCAATACTCTTTGCTACTATCTATCATAGATTAGGCTTTATGGACTGGAGTATCGATGAAGTGGGCATAGGGTATGCAAAGAGTGGTGCTACCGTTTTTGTTATGGGAAATAATGCTTTGCAAAAAGCTTGTCAAAAAACTTTTGCCAAAAGTGGCAGAGTATTTACAAATGTATGCAAAAGACCTCTTACTACTGCGCAGTATCAAAAGGCTATACAAACAAATCAAAAGAAAAACCCACCAATTATTTTTTGGCCAGTAAAAGATATTCCAGTTGTGCCTTTTGCTTATCCTGAATCACCTAATTCTTTGAAGTATAAAATTGTAGGATATCCTATTGCAGTTCGTTTTAATCCCTACTATTTTAGCGAGCCACCAAAAATAGTTGCATTTTCATTGCAAGATATGAATGGTACTCCTGTGCAAATTCTTCAACAAATAGATAGTTCTGAAGATCCCATACATATTTTTTTCAGATTTTGA
- the murI gene encoding glutamate racemase yields MRAAVFDSGIGGLTVVKSLLAHKLFDEIVYFGDTARVPYGPKDKNTIIRYSLEALEFFKNFEPDILITACNSVSAHAIEELREVASFPVVGVIEPGVLALEKKLRNKKSNILIIGTKATIESQKYQNLLQQRGYTNFTAKATPLFVPLVEEEIFEGEVLKATMHHYFQDFHPEAIILGCTHFPLIAQQISSYFYNKALLIHSGEAIVEHLESTFHIKKSNKTPSLKLFASENPEKLKRVAAQWLSLSQI; encoded by the coding sequence TTGCGTGCAGCTGTTTTTGATAGTGGGATAGGGGGGCTTACTGTTGTTAAGAGTCTCCTAGCACACAAACTCTTTGATGAGATTGTATATTTTGGAGATACTGCACGCGTACCTTACGGGCCAAAAGATAAAAACACAATTATTCGCTACTCATTAGAAGCATTAGAGTTTTTTAAAAATTTTGAGCCCGATATATTAATAACTGCTTGTAACTCTGTGAGTGCCCACGCAATCGAGGAGCTGCGAGAGGTAGCTTCCTTTCCTGTGGTAGGTGTCATTGAGCCGGGAGTGTTAGCCCTTGAAAAAAAACTGCGAAATAAAAAGAGTAATATCCTCATTATTGGGACTAAAGCAACAATAGAGAGCCAAAAATATCAAAATCTCTTGCAACAAAGAGGCTACACAAATTTCACCGCCAAAGCTACTCCCCTTTTTGTACCACTAGTTGAAGAGGAGATTTTTGAAGGCGAAGTATTAAAAGCTACAATGCACCACTATTTTCAAGATTTCCATCCTGAAGCCATTATTTTAGGATGTACCCATTTCCCACTTATTGCACAGCAAATAAGTAGTTACTTTTACAATAAAGCCCTTCTCATCCATTCAGGAGAAGCAATTGTTGAGCATTTAGAAAGCACATTTCATATAAAAAAATCAAACAAAACACCTTCACTTAAACTCTTTGCCTCTGAAAATCCTGAAAAGCTCAAACGCGTTGCTGCTCAGTGGCTTTCACTCTCGCAAATATAA
- the rho gene encoding transcription termination factor Rho, translating to MSEKNSDAMSNSLSETTLAEENAQKNKNNGSKRTHIPVEGYTIEELRTKTIDELLDIALELGIENPQELKRQDLMFEILKNQVSKGGYILFTGILEVTQEGYGFLRAINENFSNSANDAYVSATQIRRFALRTGDIVTGQVRPPKDQERYYALLKIEAINYLPPEESKKRPLFDNLTPLYPTERLKLEYDPTRLTGRVLDLFTPVGKGQRALIVAPPRSGKTELMKELAHGIAKNHPEVELIVLLVDERPEEVTDMERSVRGEVYSSTFDMPAKNHVRVAELVIEKAKRRVEMGKDVVILLDSITRLARAYNTVTPSSGKVLSGGVDANALHKPKRFFGAARNIEEGGSLTIISTALIDTGSRMDEVIFEEFKGTGNCEIVLDRRIADRRIYPAIDVLKSGTRKEELLVDPNTLPKIWALRNAMQSMDEVEALKFLYSKMLKTKNNEEFLSIMNEGA from the coding sequence ATGAGCGAAAAAAATAGTGACGCAATGAGTAATTCATTATCTGAAACCACTCTTGCTGAAGAGAATGCCCAAAAAAATAAAAACAACGGCTCAAAACGCACACATATTCCCGTAGAAGGCTACACAATCGAAGAGCTTCGTACAAAAACTATCGATGAGCTTCTTGATATCGCACTAGAGCTTGGTATCGAAAACCCTCAAGAGCTCAAACGCCAAGACCTCATGTTTGAGATCCTTAAAAACCAGGTGAGCAAAGGCGGTTATATCCTCTTTACAGGAATATTGGAAGTAACACAAGAGGGATATGGGTTTTTACGCGCTATCAATGAGAACTTTTCAAATAGTGCGAATGATGCATATGTAAGTGCTACACAAATTAGACGTTTTGCATTGCGTACGGGAGATATTGTCACTGGCCAAGTAAGACCTCCAAAAGATCAAGAGCGTTACTATGCGCTTTTAAAAATTGAGGCAATCAACTATCTTCCACCTGAAGAGTCAAAAAAACGTCCCCTTTTTGATAACCTTACCCCACTCTACCCAACAGAGCGCCTTAAACTTGAATATGATCCTACTAGACTCACTGGACGCGTGCTTGATCTCTTCACACCAGTCGGAAAAGGGCAGCGTGCACTCATTGTTGCGCCTCCAAGAAGCGGGAAAACTGAGCTTATGAAAGAGCTTGCCCATGGGATCGCCAAAAACCATCCTGAAGTTGAGCTCATTGTCCTTCTTGTAGATGAGCGTCCTGAAGAGGTTACAGATATGGAGAGAAGCGTGCGGGGCGAAGTGTATAGCTCTACTTTTGATATGCCAGCAAAAAACCATGTACGCGTAGCAGAACTTGTCATAGAAAAAGCAAAAAGGCGCGTTGAGATGGGAAAAGATGTAGTTATTTTGCTCGATTCCATTACACGCCTTGCAAGAGCATACAATACCGTCACACCTTCCAGTGGTAAAGTGCTGAGCGGTGGTGTTGATGCAAATGCATTGCATAAACCTAAGAGGTTTTTTGGTGCAGCGCGTAATATTGAAGAGGGAGGAAGCCTCACAATCATCTCAACTGCACTTATCGATACGGGATCACGCATGGATGAGGTGATTTTTGAAGAGTTTAAAGGTACAGGAAACTGTGAGATCGTACTTGATAGGCGCATAGCCGATAGACGAATCTATCCTGCAATTGATGTGCTCAAATCTGGTACCCGCAAAGAGGAGCTCTTAGTAGATCCAAACACACTGCCAAAAATATGGGCACTACGCAATGCGATGCAGTCTATGGATGAAGTGGAAGCACTCAAATTCTTGTACTCTAAAATGCTCAAAACTAAAAATAATGAAGAGTTTCTCTCTATCATGAACGAAGGTGCATAA
- a CDS encoding integrase core domain-containing protein → MQIKYTLPGLKGYKRLERIYYNSLMISEEAKRRKKILEFWEKYGLAATTEAFGVSRRTLFRWKKSFNDADGDIKALNPKSRRPKRVRESKVPIEVIKEIKRLRKAYPNIGKAKLYHLLKPFCEEKELKTPSESTIGRIIAKAPDTMRLFPYRIDTKGKVKPKKKTQKNRKPKNLKSKPFELWAVDTIQIVSNGIKRYILTMIDPLTRIAFAVAIPSKRAKHTAYALEALIDGITSIKQKRKLAILSDNGSEFKKEFDALLEQKGFTHYWTYPRSPKMNAHNERFNRTIQEQFIQYYEDLLFTDLDEFNKKLAKWLIDYNTKIPHSSLNFKSPVQYLLENHYECHMYWTYTQT, encoded by the coding sequence GTGCAAATCAAATACACGTTGCCAGGGCTCAAAGGATATAAAAGATTAGAGAGGATATACTACAATTCGCTTATGATAAGCGAAGAGGCAAAAAGAAGAAAAAAGATATTGGAGTTTTGGGAAAAATATGGACTAGCAGCAACAACTGAAGCTTTTGGAGTAAGCAGAAGAACACTCTTTCGATGGAAAAAGAGTTTCAATGATGCAGATGGCGATATAAAAGCCTTAAATCCAAAATCACGAAGACCAAAAAGAGTAAGAGAGTCAAAAGTTCCAATAGAAGTTATTAAAGAGATAAAACGATTAAGAAAAGCATATCCCAACATCGGCAAAGCAAAACTCTACCACCTGCTTAAACCTTTTTGTGAAGAAAAAGAACTTAAAACTCCCTCGGAATCCACAATAGGAAGAATAATCGCAAAAGCACCAGATACAATGAGACTTTTTCCCTACCGCATCGATACAAAAGGAAAAGTGAAACCAAAAAAGAAGACACAAAAAAACAGAAAACCAAAAAACCTCAAATCTAAACCATTTGAACTCTGGGCAGTCGATACCATCCAAATAGTATCAAACGGTATAAAACGATATATCCTTACTATGATTGACCCACTCACACGTATTGCATTCGCAGTAGCAATTCCATCTAAAAGAGCAAAACATACTGCATATGCTCTTGAAGCTTTAATTGATGGAATAACCTCCATCAAACAAAAACGTAAACTTGCAATTCTTTCAGATAATGGCAGTGAATTTAAAAAAGAGTTTGATGCTCTGCTTGAACAAAAAGGCTTTACACACTACTGGACATATCCAAGGAGCCCTAAAATGAATGCACACAATGAAAGATTCAATAGAACAATTCAAGAACAATTTATTCAATACTATGAAGATTTACTCTTTACAGATTTGGATGAATTCAATAAAAAATTAGCAAAATGGCTCATCGATTACAATACCAAAATACCACACTCTTCTCTTAATTTTAAATCTCCGGTACAATACCTTCTTGAAAATCATTATGAGTGCCATATGTATTGGACTTATACACAAACTTGA
- a CDS encoding asparaginase domain-containing protein, which yields MIILNTGGTFNKIYDPIKGLLIVPKSNRAVEEIIKNINQNIAYKGLIYKDSLEFTDEDREKLVATIEKLDEKSIVVVHGTDTMDKSAAYVAQRVKDKCIIFTGSMIPYSIDKAEASSNLTLAIAKGLYAYEEGVFIAMHGIVAKHNRVYKDRQRGVFCLK from the coding sequence GTGATTATACTAAATACAGGGGGAACCTTTAATAAAATCTATGATCCAATCAAAGGCTTACTTATTGTGCCAAAAAGCAATAGAGCAGTGGAAGAGATTATAAAGAATATTAATCAAAATATTGCGTACAAGGGACTTATCTATAAAGATAGTCTTGAATTTACAGATGAGGATAGAGAAAAACTTGTTGCTACTATTGAAAAATTGGATGAAAAAAGCATAGTAGTAGTGCATGGAACAGATACGATGGATAAGAGTGCTGCGTATGTAGCGCAGCGGGTAAAAGATAAATGTATTATTTTTACAGGTTCAATGATACCTTATAGTATAGATAAGGCTGAAGCAAGCTCCAATCTTACGCTTGCTATCGCAAAGGGGCTCTATGCGTATGAAGAGGGTGTCTTCATTGCTATGCACGGCATTGTTGCAAAGCATAACCGAGTTTATAAAGATCGTCAAAGGGGAGTTTTTTGTCTAAAGTAA
- a CDS encoding heavy metal translocating P-type ATPase, which translates to MSKVKCDHCHLEFDESVMIKDGDLHFCCKGCQGVYHLLKAEGLDSFYDKLGDTKLQPATTQTEDLQKFDLEGFIKRYVKQRDDGLYEIHLIIEGIHCAACVWLNEKVLHKLPGIIEASINYSNNKAKIIWDPSELKLSKIIETIRSIGYNAYPYDPKLQEERAIKQRRDYYARILVAVFATMNIMWIAIAQYIGFFTGMRSDIKNILNIAEFALATPTLFYSGWVFYRGAYYGLKNRFINMDFLVAAGATLAYIYSIYAMLTHTGEVYFDSVTMIITFVLVGKYLEVLSKKQAVDTVDSLLGSLPAEVVVVKDGQKALVSIENVLVGDIIEIKPGEKVVIDGVIVSGEGSFDESSLTGESEPVYKRKGDEVLSGSILLDSVIRYRATKEFSTSLLSNIATLLEDAVTKKPYLEQLANQISGYFSVTILSIALLTFLGWLWYTQDFERALIVAVSVIVIACPCALGLATPMATLVGIGEALKRGILFKEASFLETTAKANTLVLDKTGTITKGKPSVVSEERFKEFDESIVYTLVEQSNHPISKGVWEYLKSKNEFTLLNVKDVKEIKAKGVEANIQGHSVVGGSLEFLREKNIKIAYSGDNSLFAVAIDGELVVLYELSDEIREQAAYAIGKIKELGFTVWILTGDNEKAAAKVAKKVGIDNYKAKLLPQEKSAFIEQLHKEGRVVIMAGDGINDAIALACSDIAIAMGSGADIALSVSDVVLLDEKPIKIYEAVVISKRVFRAVKENLALSLLYNVVAVPLAVLGYVNPLFAALAMSLSSLTVVGNSFRIKGVKWMLG; encoded by the coding sequence TTGTCTAAAGTAAAATGTGATCACTGCCATTTGGAGTTCGATGAGAGTGTGATGATTAAAGATGGAGATCTCCACTTTTGCTGTAAAGGCTGCCAGGGAGTATACCATCTGCTAAAAGCTGAGGGGCTTGATAGCTTTTACGATAAGCTTGGTGATACTAAACTGCAGCCAGCTACAACGCAAACAGAAGATCTCCAAAAATTTGATCTTGAGGGATTTATAAAGCGCTATGTCAAGCAAAGAGATGATGGATTGTATGAAATACATCTCATTATTGAGGGGATTCACTGTGCAGCATGCGTGTGGCTTAATGAAAAGGTGCTGCATAAACTCCCAGGCATCATTGAAGCATCTATAAACTATTCAAATAATAAAGCCAAAATCATCTGGGATCCAAGTGAGCTCAAACTCTCCAAAATCATTGAGACAATTCGCTCTATTGGTTATAACGCTTACCCGTATGATCCAAAGCTTCAAGAGGAGCGGGCTATCAAGCAGCGCCGTGATTATTATGCACGTATTTTAGTAGCAGTTTTTGCTACGATGAATATTATGTGGATTGCTATAGCACAGTATATAGGCTTTTTTACAGGTATGCGCAGTGATATTAAAAATATTTTAAATATTGCTGAGTTTGCACTTGCAACGCCAACACTTTTTTATAGCGGTTGGGTATTTTATCGTGGGGCATACTATGGGCTGAAAAACCGCTTTATCAATATGGATTTTTTGGTAGCTGCTGGCGCAACTCTAGCTTATATCTACTCAATCTATGCGATGCTCACACATACAGGTGAGGTCTACTTCGATTCAGTGACGATGATTATTACGTTTGTTTTAGTAGGGAAATATCTTGAGGTGCTCAGTAAAAAGCAAGCTGTTGATACTGTTGATTCACTTTTAGGTTCACTGCCAGCTGAAGTAGTGGTGGTCAAAGATGGCCAAAAGGCGCTTGTGAGTATAGAAAATGTTTTAGTTGGAGATATTATCGAGATAAAGCCCGGTGAAAAGGTAGTAATTGATGGTGTGATTGTGAGTGGTGAGGGAAGCTTTGATGAGAGCAGTCTTACCGGTGAGAGTGAGCCAGTGTATAAGAGAAAAGGCGATGAGGTGCTAAGCGGCTCCATACTGCTTGATAGTGTGATTCGCTATAGAGCTACGAAAGAGTTTTCAACTTCACTCCTTTCAAATATCGCAACGCTTTTAGAAGATGCAGTGACAAAAAAGCCGTATCTTGAGCAGCTTGCAAACCAGATAAGCGGATATTTTAGTGTGACAATTCTCTCTATTGCACTACTCACCTTTTTGGGCTGGCTTTGGTATACGCAAGACTTTGAGAGAGCCCTTATTGTAGCAGTCAGTGTGATTGTCATAGCGTGTCCATGTGCTTTAGGGCTAGCTACGCCAATGGCAACGTTAGTAGGAATTGGTGAAGCGCTTAAAAGGGGTATTCTTTTTAAGGAGGCTAGCTTTTTAGAAACTACTGCCAAAGCTAATACACTTGTACTAGATAAGACTGGCACTATCACTAAAGGAAAACCGAGTGTGGTGAGTGAGGAGAGATTTAAGGAGTTTGATGAGAGTATTGTCTATACTTTAGTAGAGCAATCAAACCATCCCATTAGTAAAGGTGTATGGGAGTATCTCAAGTCTAAAAATGAGTTTACACTATTGAATGTAAAGGATGTAAAAGAGATAAAAGCAAAAGGGGTTGAGGCAAATATTCAAGGGCATAGTGTCGTAGGTGGAAGTCTAGAGTTTTTACGCGAAAAGAATATAAAAATTGCATATAGTGGAGATAACTCCCTCTTTGCTGTAGCGATCGATGGGGAGTTAGTGGTACTTTATGAGTTGAGTGATGAAATTCGTGAGCAGGCTGCTTATGCGATAGGTAAAATAAAAGAGCTAGGATTTACAGTCTGGATACTTACAGGCGACAATGAAAAAGCTGCAGCAAAAGTAGCAAAAAAAGTTGGTATAGATAACTATAAAGCGAAGCTCTTACCACAAGAAAAGAGTGCTTTTATAGAGCAGTTGCATAAAGAGGGAAGAGTGGTTATAATGGCTGGTGATGGGATTAATGATGCCATAGCTCTTGCATGTAGTGATATTGCTATTGCTATGGGAAGTGGGGCTGATATTGCACTGAGTGTAAGCGATGTGGTACTTTTAGACGAAAAACCTATAAAAATTTATGAAGCAGTGGTGATAAGTAAAAGAGTTTTTCGCGCTGTCAAAGAGAATCTCGCTCTCTCACTCCTCTATAATGTTGTGGCTGTACCGCTAGCAGTATTAGGGTATGTCAATCCACTCTTTGCAGCACTCGCAATGTCTCTTAGCTCTTTAACAGTTGTTGGAAATAGCTTTCGCATAAAAGGAGTCAAATGGATGCTTGGGTAG
- the ccoS gene encoding cbb3-type cytochrome oxidase assembly protein CcoS: protein MDAWVVAMMIFISTLLGAFGLFALVWGLKTGQFDDTGKFLDGARFDGEEELKDAVMMEEKKKKLLEKRRQDKRIMPD from the coding sequence ATGGATGCTTGGGTAGTTGCTATGATGATCTTTATCTCTACGCTGTTGGGCGCATTTGGGCTTTTTGCACTTGTGTGGGGACTTAAAACGGGGCAGTTTGATGACACAGGAAAATTTTTAGATGGTGCAAGATTTGATGGTGAAGAGGAGCTTAAAGATGCAGTAATGATGGAAGAGAAAAAGAAAAAGCTTTTAGAAAAGAGGCGTCAAGATAAACGGATTATGCCAGATTAG
- a CDS encoding c-type cytochrome: MKKLAIVGLAAATAMTLMASDGATLYKKCAGCHGAHGEKKALGKSEVIKGWPKEKTVEALKGYKAGTRNVHGMGALMKGQVATLSDADIEAIADFISKQ; the protein is encoded by the coding sequence ATGAAGAAATTGGCAATAGTAGGACTCGCAGCAGCAACTGCAATGACTCTCATGGCTTCTGATGGTGCAACACTTTACAAAAAGTGTGCAGGATGCCATGGCGCTCATGGTGAGAAAAAAGCTCTTGGTAAATCTGAAGTTATCAAAGGTTGGCCAAAAGAAAAAACTGTTGAAGCTCTCAAAGGCTACAAAGCTGGTACAAGAAATGTACACGGAATGGGCGCTTTGATGAAAGGTCAGGTTGCTACTCTTAGCGACGCTGATATTGAAGCTATCGCTGATTTCATCTCTAAGCAGTAA
- the gmhB gene encoding D-glycero-beta-D-manno-heptose 1,7-bisphosphate 7-phosphatase translates to MQRALFLDRDGVINEDTGYVGKIENFHFIDGVFEALKKAQERGFLLIIITNQSGIGRGYYTPQDFQELSNYMVEELRKRGIEITDIFFCPHAPEENCSCRKPKPAMILEAAKKYNIDLQNSYMLGDKQSDIEAARNAGVGKAILLCDKRLIDVIEEIV, encoded by the coding sequence TTGCAAAGAGCTCTTTTTTTAGATCGTGATGGTGTAATTAACGAAGATACGGGGTATGTAGGGAAAATAGAAAATTTTCATTTTATTGATGGAGTTTTTGAAGCGCTTAAAAAAGCGCAAGAGAGAGGATTTTTACTCATTATTATTACAAATCAATCTGGCATAGGCAGAGGCTACTACACGCCACAAGATTTTCAAGAGCTTAGTAACTATATGGTAGAGGAGCTGCGCAAAAGGGGTATTGAAATTACCGATATCTTCTTTTGTCCCCATGCTCCAGAAGAAAACTGCAGCTGCCGCAAGCCAAAACCTGCTATGATATTGGAAGCTGCAAAAAAATATAATATTGATTTACAAAATTCATATATGCTGGGTGATAAACAAAGCGATATTGAAGCTGCACGCAATGCTGGTGTGGGAAAAGCTATCTTGCTATGCGATAAAAGGCTAATAGATGTTATTGAGGAGATTGTATGA
- the rfaD gene encoding ADP-glyceromanno-heptose 6-epimerase — protein sequence MIDFNRKTILITGGAGFIGSNLAFYFQEKFPEAKVIVFDKFRDESRFSNGNRTSFGHFKNLIGFQGEIISGDITNKEDLARLNDFKFDYIFHQAAISDTTVQDQKIMIDTNLNAFRDLLQMAKRHKAAMIYASSGAVYGKLPAPHKVGVEAPANIYGFSKLAMDYLAYEEMKKTDLPIVGLRYFNVYGPREYFKEKTASMVLQFGLQLLRGEKPRLFEGSDKIKRDFIFVEDVIQANIKACFAKKSGVYNVGTGKARSFKDIVDILCKELGIQREYEYIPNPYVKQYQFFTEADIAPTCEYLGYEPNYSLEEGIKADIPYIKKIYDEEIV from the coding sequence ATGATAGATTTTAACAGAAAGACTATTTTAATTACAGGGGGAGCCGGTTTTATTGGGAGTAATCTCGCTTTTTACTTTCAAGAAAAATTCCCAGAAGCTAAAGTGATTGTATTTGATAAATTTCGCGATGAGAGCCGTTTTAGTAACGGTAACCGCACCAGTTTTGGCCACTTTAAAAATCTCATAGGTTTTCAAGGTGAGATTATAAGTGGCGATATTACCAATAAAGAGGATTTAGCGAGACTCAATGATTTTAAATTTGATTATATTTTTCATCAAGCTGCTATTAGTGATACGACTGTTCAAGATCAAAAGATAATGATTGATACCAATCTCAACGCTTTTCGCGATCTTTTACAAATGGCAAAGCGCCATAAAGCAGCAATGATCTATGCAAGTAGCGGTGCTGTGTATGGAAAACTACCTGCTCCCCATAAAGTTGGCGTTGAGGCTCCAGCAAATATCTATGGTTTTAGTAAACTTGCTATGGATTATCTTGCCTATGAAGAGATGAAAAAAACAGATCTGCCAATTGTGGGACTACGCTACTTTAATGTCTATGGACCAAGGGAGTACTTTAAAGAAAAAACTGCTTCTATGGTGCTGCAGTTTGGGTTGCAGCTCTTGCGAGGAGAAAAGCCAAGACTCTTTGAAGGGAGCGATAAGATAAAAAGAGATTTTATATTTGTTGAAGATGTGATACAGGCTAATATCAAAGCCTGCTTTGCTAAAAAAAGTGGGGTATATAATGTTGGAACAGGCAAAGCAAGAAGTTTTAAAGATATAGTTGATATCTTGTGTAAAGAGCTTGGCATTCAAAGGGAGTATGAGTATATACCAAATCCTTATGTAAAGCAGTATCAATTTTTCACTGAAGCAGATATTGCACCAACGTGTGAATATTTAGGATATGAGCCAAATTACTCTCTTGAAGAGGGAATAAAAGCAGATATCCCCTATATTAAAAAGATTTACGATGAGGAGATAGTGTGA
- the rfaE1 gene encoding D-glycero-beta-D-manno-heptose-7-phosphate kinase has product MSHLRTQHPKILVVGDLMVDHYLFGSCERISPEAPVQVVQVQKEQDLLGGAGNVVNNLLSFGAKVSVASVIGKDSAGEWIKQRLDKKGVETLLIQEDRPTTKKSRVIASHQQIVRIDKEEAKPITKKSEEQIIEIISQNSFDLILLSDYGKGVLTPTLTQQIIAMSNVPIFIDPKGKDYSKYKGADLITPNKKEASEASGITIKDDTSLQQAGFFLKKNFDLKNVVITLSEEGMAIFDEKMSKIPTFAKEVYDVTGAGDTVLGAFGFACASGLSLHEAAHFANLAAGVVVGKVGAATATLDEIEAYEKALGHRGAEDAIKSFDEIAAIAKRAKKSGAKVVFTNGCFDILHLGHVKYLQKAKELGDILIVGLNSDSSVKRLKGKSRPINPQYDRAYILASLEAVDYVVIFEEDTPYELIKKIEPDILVKGADYKDKEVVGSDIAKETILIEFVDGKSTTKIIERIQNND; this is encoded by the coding sequence ATTAGCCATCTGCGCACGCAACATCCAAAGATATTGGTTGTGGGTGATTTGATGGTTGATCACTATCTCTTTGGAAGTTGTGAGCGCATAAGCCCTGAAGCTCCTGTGCAGGTGGTACAGGTACAAAAAGAGCAGGATCTCTTAGGGGGTGCTGGAAATGTTGTGAATAATCTTCTCTCCTTTGGAGCGAAGGTGAGTGTAGCAAGCGTAATTGGTAAAGATAGTGCGGGGGAGTGGATTAAGCAGAGATTAGATAAAAAAGGTGTAGAGACGCTATTAATACAAGAAGATCGCCCTACTACAAAAAAGAGTAGGGTCATAGCTTCGCACCAGCAGATTGTACGCATAGATAAGGAAGAGGCTAAACCAATTACCAAAAAGAGTGAAGAGCAAATAATTGAAATTATCTCTCAAAATAGTTTTGATCTTATTCTCCTTAGTGATTATGGTAAAGGGGTACTTACACCTACTCTTACGCAGCAAATTATTGCAATGAGCAACGTACCGATTTTTATAGATCCAAAAGGAAAAGATTATAGCAAATACAAGGGTGCTGATCTCATAACTCCCAATAAAAAAGAGGCGAGTGAGGCAAGCGGTATTACTATAAAAGATGATACGTCATTGCAGCAAGCTGGCTTTTTTCTCAAAAAAAACTTTGATCTTAAAAATGTAGTCATAACGCTTTCAGAAGAGGGAATGGCAATATTTGATGAGAAGATGTCAAAGATCCCAACCTTTGCTAAAGAGGTGTATGATGTAACAGGTGCAGGGGATACTGTACTTGGGGCATTTGGCTTTGCATGTGCAAGTGGGTTGAGTCTCCATGAGGCTGCACATTTTGCAAATTTGGCTGCGGGAGTTGTTGTTGGAAAAGTTGGAGCAGCTACTGCAACGCTTGATGAGATAGAGGCTTATGAGAAGGCTTTAGGGCATAGAGGTGCAGAAGATGCAATTAAAAGCTTTGATGAGATAGCAGCAATTGCAAAGAGGGCAAAGAAGAGCGGTGCAAAAGTTGTTTTTACCAATGGGTGTTTTGATATTTTACATTTAGGCCATGTTAAATATTTGCAAAAAGCAAAAGAGCTTGGAGATATTTTGATTGTAGGGCTCAATTCTGATAGCAGCGTTAAGCGTCTCAAGGGCAAAAGCCGCCCTATCAATCCACAATACGATAGAGCATATATTCTAGCCTCTTTAGAAGCGGTCGATTATGTAGTTATTTTTGAAGAGGATACGCCATACGAGCTTATTAAAAAAATTGAGCCAGATATTTTGGTAAAAGGGGCTGATTATAAAGATAAAGAGGTGGTTGGCAGTGATATAGCCAAAGAGACAATTTTGATAGAGTTTGTTGATGGAAAAAGTACGACAAAAATTATAGAGAGGATCCAAAATAATGATTGA